The window CATCATCCTTTTCGTCTGGGCGACGCTGGATCTCGAGGGCGGAGAACCCGCGTTCTTGATCCCGGCCGGCGCGGCGGTGCTGAGTCTTGTCGCGACGATCTGGGCGATCATCGCGACACGGTCGCGGAAGAAACCCGCACGCACCGCGCACCCAGGTTCGCGCTGATAGAATCGAAGCCCGTGATGCATAGTTCAGGCTCAGGCAGTTCTCGACCTCCGGCCGACACCACGGCGACAGACGACGACACCACCAAGCACATCTTCGTGACCGGCGGTGTCGTCTCCTCTTTGGGGAAGGGGCTGACGGCGGCGAGCCTCGGCAATCTGCTGACCGCGCGCGGCCTGCGGGTGGTCATGCAGAAGCTCGACCCGTATCTGAACGTCGACCCCGGCACGATGAACCCGTTCCAGCACGGTGAGGTCTTCGTCACCGACGACGGCGCCGAGACCGATCTCGACATCGGCCACTACGAGCGCTTTCTCGACGTGAACCTGAACCAGGCCGCCAACGTGACCACCGGTCAGATCTATTCTCGCGTGATAGCCCGCGAGCGGGCCGGAGAGTACCTGGGCGACACCGTGCAGGTCATTCCGCACATCACCGACGAGATCAAGCGTCGCATGCGATTGCAGGCCGATGCCGATCCGAAGCCCGACGTCATCATCACCGAGGTCGGTGGCACCATCGGCGACATCGAGTCGCAGCCGTTCATCGAGTCGGCGCGGCAGATCCGCCATGAGCTCGGCCGCGACAACGTGTTCTTCGTGCACGTGTCGCTGCTGCCCTACATGGGCGCCTCGGGCGAGCAGAAGACCAAGCCGACCCAGCACTCGGTCGCAGCCCTGCGCTCGATCGGTATTCAGCCCGACGCCCTGGTGCTGCGCAGCGACCGGCCGGTCACAGATGCGAACAAGCGCAAGATCGCGCTGATGTGCGACGTCGACGAGCGCGCGGTGGTCAACGCGGTGGACGTGCCCAGCATCTACGACATCCCTTCGATGCTGCACGAGCAGAACCTCGATGACTACATCGTGCGCGCCCTCGGCCTGACCAAGGCCGCCGAGGTCGACTGGTCGCGCTGGCAGAAGGTGCTCAGTGCGGTGCACAACCCCAAGCACGAGGTGACGATCGGGCTGGTTGGAAAATACATCGACCTGCCCGACGCCTACCTGTCGGTCACCGAGGCGCTGCGCGCCGGTGGCTTCGCGCAGGAGACGCACGTGAACATCCGATGGATTCCGTCGGATGAGTGCGAGACACCCGAGGGCGCGCAGAATGCACTGGCTGACCTGGACGGCATCGTCGTTCCCGGTGGGTTCGGCATCCGCGGTATCGAGGGCAAACTGGGCGCGCTGCGCTTCGCACGCGAGCAGGGCATTCCGACCCTCGGACTGTGTCTGGGGCTGCAGTGCATGGTCATCGAGTATGCCCGTGACGTCGCCGGCATCGCGCAGGCGTCGTCGAGCGAGTTCGACCCCGACACCGCCGACCCGGTGATCGCCACCATGGCCGAGCAGGTCGACATTCTCGCGGCAGGCGAGTTGGGCGGCACCATGCGACTGGGGCTGTACCCGGCCGATCTGGCCGACGGGTCGCTGGCCGCCGAGCTGTACGGCTCGGCGCGCGTCTCAGAGCGGCACCGCCACCGCTACGAGGTCAACAACGCGTACCGTGACCGCCTCACCGACGCCGGCCTGGTGTTTTCTGGACTCTCGCCCGACCGCAATCTCGTCGAATACGTGGAGCTGCCGCGCGAGGTGCACCCGTATTACATCGCGACGCAGGCGCACCCCGAGCTGCGCTCGCGGCCGACCGATCCGCACCCGCTGTTCCGCGGGCTGGTCGCGGCCGCGCTCGTGCGCCACCGTGCCAGCGAGCTTTTCGACGACGAAGGCGACGATGACTGAGCCGTTGCACGACGAACCGGCCGAGGTCGAGGTCACGCGCAGCGACACCGTGTATGCGGGGCGGGTCTGGAACGTCCGTCGTGATGAGTTCACCTACAACGACCAGACGATCGTGCGCGAGTACATGGATCACACCGGCGCCGTGGCGATCCTCGCCCTGGATGAGGACGACCGGATGCTGCTGATCAAGCAGTACCGGCATCCGGTGCGGGTGCGCGAGTGGGAGATCCCGGCGGGGCTGCTGGATGTGACCGGCGAAGATGCGCTGGCCGCGGCGCAGCGCGAACTCGCCGAAGAGGCAGACCTTATCGCGGCGCGCTGGGATGTGCTCGCCGAGTTCTACACGACGCCGGGCGGCAGCGACGAGGCGATTCGCATCTATCTCGCGCGTGAGCTGAGTCCGAGCGCGCAGGCGTTCGACCGCGAAGCCGAAGAAGCCGACATCGAGGTGCGCTGGGTGCCGCTCGACGAGGTCATGACCGCGGTTCTTCAGCGGCGCGTGCAGAACCCGTCGCTGGTGGTGGGGACGCTTGCCGCCCACGCCTCGCGGGCGGACGGCTGGTCGACGCTCGCCCCCGGCGACTCGCCGTGGCCGCGGCGGTCTCAGCCGGTGGGAGCCGGCGTCGCCGAGGGCTGAGCACCGTGCAGCTCGACCGTGCGGTGAACGCCTTCCTGCGGCATGTCACGGTCGAGCGCGGGCTCAGCGAGCACACCGTCGCCGCGTACCGGCGCGATCTGGCCGGGTATCTGCAGTGGATGGCGGCGCACGGGGCGGGTGACAGCGGGCAGGTGACACCTGACCTTGTGGCCGAGTTCATCGCCGAACGTTCCCGCGCGGTGCCACGGCCCGCGGCATCCAGTCTCGCGCGTCTGCAGT is drawn from Microbacterium protaetiae and contains these coding sequences:
- a CDS encoding CTP synthase, producing MHSSGSGSSRPPADTTATDDDTTKHIFVTGGVVSSLGKGLTAASLGNLLTARGLRVVMQKLDPYLNVDPGTMNPFQHGEVFVTDDGAETDLDIGHYERFLDVNLNQAANVTTGQIYSRVIARERAGEYLGDTVQVIPHITDEIKRRMRLQADADPKPDVIITEVGGTIGDIESQPFIESARQIRHELGRDNVFFVHVSLLPYMGASGEQKTKPTQHSVAALRSIGIQPDALVLRSDRPVTDANKRKIALMCDVDERAVVNAVDVPSIYDIPSMLHEQNLDDYIVRALGLTKAAEVDWSRWQKVLSAVHNPKHEVTIGLVGKYIDLPDAYLSVTEALRAGGFAQETHVNIRWIPSDECETPEGAQNALADLDGIVVPGGFGIRGIEGKLGALRFAREQGIPTLGLCLGLQCMVIEYARDVAGIAQASSSEFDPDTADPVIATMAEQVDILAAGELGGTMRLGLYPADLADGSLAAELYGSARVSERHRHRYEVNNAYRDRLTDAGLVFSGLSPDRNLVEYVELPREVHPYYIATQAHPELRSRPTDPHPLFRGLVAAALVRHRASELFDDEGDDD
- a CDS encoding NUDIX domain-containing protein; this translates as MTEPLHDEPAEVEVTRSDTVYAGRVWNVRRDEFTYNDQTIVREYMDHTGAVAILALDEDDRMLLIKQYRHPVRVREWEIPAGLLDVTGEDALAAAQRELAEEADLIAARWDVLAEFYTTPGGSDEAIRIYLARELSPSAQAFDREAEEADIEVRWVPLDEVMTAVLQRRVQNPSLVVGTLAAHASRADGWSTLAPGDSPWPRRSQPVGAGVAEG